A stretch of the Gymnogyps californianus isolate 813 chromosome 15, ASM1813914v2, whole genome shotgun sequence genome encodes the following:
- the ZC3H7A gene encoding zinc finger CCCH domain-containing protein 7A isoform X2 — protein MSNVSEERSTRQQDIKKGLQFIESTLPYPGTQEQYELFIRELVRNLFNEGNDVYREGDWRGSLSHYTEAINIADYANSEEIHVSDDILEKLHVNRIACFSNMGLHEKVLEDCEIALRLNENNFRALYRKAKALNELGRYKKAYDAVAKCSLAVPQDESVIKLTQELAQKLGLKIRKAYVRAKPPSNSVSSDVSTQNSSVEDIELDLSDQKQEMVSAASSSNFVSEVSKVSSVPVPSLSSVMPLQVEKVSLPSAVLANGGNVSFSMPEACLDCGDGDIIIGEELDELLDSVPDPDESVMQTTGARGPIPAGSVAPSVPFSASLLGTLPVSAGFVPSPSLSEIFSQPLASSLENFCSPLSTFSISDPKRDLSSSASRDGTPTLSSNNSPLFINGPSSLFGSENYMGIAGQTRNDFSNVFSSATANIPVSSALVGRNPLEGTHELRQACQLCFVKKGPKLLDYAYHPSLEHKCKKDILIGRIKNSEDKSWKKIRPRPTKTQYVGPYYICKDVAAEEECRYPGHCTFAYCQEEIDVWTLERKGAFSREALFGGNGKINLTVSRLLQEHHGLFMFLCEKCFDHKPRIISKRNKDNSSSCSHPAMHDFEDNKCLVHILRETMVKYSKIRPFQVRCQLDLCRHEVHYGCLREDKCFYAHSLVELKVWIMQKETGISHDTIVQESKKYWQNMEASAHGSQILGNQMKYGSLNLKMKFVCGQCWRNGQVNEPDRNKKYCSAKARHPWTKDRRVVLVMSNERKKWMTIRPLPAKKQVPLQFDLCNHIASGKKCQYDGNCSFAHSPEEREMWTYMKENSTSALISSRLGAVV, from the exons ATGTCCAATGTGTCGGAAGAGAGAAGCACTAGACAACAGGACATTAAGAAAGGACTCCAGTTTATAGA atcTACTTTGCCCTATCCAGGGACGCAAGAACAATATGAG TTATTTATACGAGAGCTTGTTAGAAATCTTTTTAATGAAGGGAATGATGTATATCGCGAAGGTGATTGGAGAGGATCACTGAGCCACTATACAGAAGCTATAAACATAGCTGATTATGCTAATTCTGAAGAAATCCATGTTTCTGATGATATTTTAGAGAAGCTGCATGTGAACAGGATagcatgtttttcaaatatg GGATTGCATGAAAAAGTTCTAGAAGACTGTGAGATAGCATTAAGAttgaatgaaaacaatttcagagCTCTCTATCGGAAGGCAAAAGCTTTGAACGAACTGGGAAGGTATAAGAAGGCTTATGATGCTGTAGCAAAATGTTCTCTTGCTGTGCCGCAG GATGAAAGTGTGATTAAGCTGACTCAAGAACTAGCTCAAAAACTAGggttaaaaataaggaaagcatATGTAAGAGCAAAG CCACCCTCAAATTCGGTTTCTAGCGATGTATCAACTCAG AATTCTTCTGTAGAAGATATTGAGTTAG ATTTATCTGACCAGAAGCAAGAGatggtttctgctgcttcttcatcaaactttgtttctgaagtgtCTAAAGTGTCATCAGTACCTGTACCATCTTTATCTTCTGTTATGCCTCTTCAAGTGGAAAAGGtgtctttgccttctgcagtgctggcaAATGGAGGGAATGTTTCTTTCTCTATGCCAGAAGCATGTTTAGATTGTGGAGATGGAGATATAATTATTGGGGAAGAACTTGATGAATTACTTGATTCTGTGCCTGATCCAGATGAAAGTGTAATG caaactACAGGAGCCAGAGGACCTATTCCTGCAGGAAGTGTAGCTCCTAGTGtacctttctctgcctctttgtTGGGGACACTGCCAGTTAGTGCAGGATTTGttccttcaccttctctttcagaaatcttttcacaGCCTTTGGCTTCTTCACTGGAAAATTTTTGTTCACCATTAAGCACCTTTTCAATCAGTGACCCAAAAAGAG aCCTCTCAAGTTCAGCTTCTAGAGATGGAACACCAACACTTAGCAGCAATAATTCCCCATTGTTT ATAAATGGCCCTAGTAGTTTGTTTGGGTCTGAAAATTACATGGGAATTGCAGGCCAAACTAgaaatgacttttcaaatgtttttagcAGTGCAACTGCTAATATACCTGTATCTTCAGCACTTGTGGGAAGAAACCCATTAGAAGGCACACATGAGCTAAGACAGGCCTGCCAGTTATGTTTTGTCAAAAAAG GTCCTAAATTATTGGATTATGCTTACCATCCCAGTTTAGAACATAAATGTAAGAAGGATATTCTAATTGGCAGAATAAAAAACTCTGAAGAtaaatcatggaaaaaaatacgtCCAAGACCAACAAAGACACAGTATGTGGGACCATATTATATATGTAAAG ATGTTGCTGCTGAAGAGGAATGCAGATATCCAGGTCATTGCACGTTTGCATATTGCCAAGAGGAGATTGATGTGTGGACACTGGAGCGCAAAGGAGCCTTTAGTCGAGAAGCTCTTTTTGGAGGAAATGGAAAGATCAACTTGACTGTGTCCCGACTTCTTCAAGAACATCATGgattatttatgtttctttgtgag aaatgttttgatCACAAACCCAGAATAATAAGCAAAAGGAACAAGGATAACTCATCTTCTTGTTCTCACCCTGCTATGCATGACTTTGAAGATAACAA GTGCCTTGTCCACATTTTGCGAGAAACTATGGTGAAATATTCCAAAATCCGCCCTTTTCAAGTTCGATGTCAGCTTGACCTGTGCAGACATGAGGTGCATTATGGCTGCTTACGAGAGGATAAATGCTTTTATGCTCACAGTCTGGTAGAGCTTAAAGTCTGGAtaatgcaaaaggaaacag GTATTTCACATGATACTATTGTTCAAGAATCAAAGAAATACTGGCAGAACATGGAAGCTAGTGCACATGGATCAcag ATCCTTGGGAACCAAATGAAATATGGATCACTTAATTTGAAGATGAAGTTTGTTTGTGGTCAGTGCTGGAGAAATGGTCAAGTTAATGAGccagacagaaacaaaaaatactgtagtGCAAAGGCAAGACACCC ATGGACCAAAGATCGCCGTGTGGTGCTAGTTATGTCTAATGAACGTAAGAAGTGGATGACCATTCGTCCTCTTCCCGCAAAGAAACAAGTGCCTCTGCAATTTGAT